From one Neovison vison isolate M4711 chromosome 1, ASM_NN_V1, whole genome shotgun sequence genomic stretch:
- the LOC122894711 gene encoding protein MEMO1-like: MSNRVVCREASHAGSWYTASGPQLNAQLEGWLSQVQSTKRPARAIIAPHAGYTYCGSCAAHAYKQVDPSITRIIFILGPSHHVPLSRCALSSVDIYRTPLYDLHIDQKIYGELWKTGMFERMSLQTDEDEHSIEMHLPYTAKAMESHKDEFTIIPVLVGALSESKEQEFGKLFSKYLADPSNLFVVSSDFCHWGQRFRYSYYDESQGEIYRSIEHLDKMGMNIIEQLDPVSFSNYLKKYHNTICGRHPIGVLLNAITELQKNGMNMSFSFLNYAQSSQCRNWQDSSVSYAAGALMVH; this comes from the coding sequence ATGTCCAACCGAGTGGTCTGCCGGGAAGCCAGTCACGCCGGGAGCTGGTACACAGCCTCAGGACCACAGCTGAATGCACAGCTAGAAGGTTGGCTCTCACAAGTACAGTCTACAAAAAGACCTGCTAGAGCCATTATTGCACCCCACGCAGGATATACATACTGTGGGTCTTGTGCTGCTCATGCTTACAAACAAGTGGACCCATCTATTACCCGGATAATTTTCATCCTTGGGCCTTCTCATCATGTGCCCCTCTCTCGATGTGCACTTTCCAGTGTGGATATATATAGGACACCTCTGTATGACCTTCATATTGACCAAAAGATTTACGGAGAACTATGGAAGACAGGAATGTTTGAACGCATGTCTCTGCAGACAGATGAAGATGAACACAGTATTGAAATGCATTTGCCTTATACAGCTAAAGCCATGGAAAGCCATAAGGATGAGTTTACCATTATTCCTGTACTGGTTGGAGCTCTGAGTGAGTCAAAAGAACAGGAATTCGGAAAACTCTTCAGTAAATATCTAGCGGATCCTAGTAATCTCTTTGTGGTTTCTTCTGATTTCTGCCATTGGGGTCAAAGGTTCCGTTACAGTTACTATGATGAATCCCAGGGGGAGATTTATAGATCCATTGAACATCTAGATAAAATGGGTATGAATATTATAGAACAACTAGACCCTGTATCTTTTAGCAATTACTTGAAGAAATACCATAATACTATATGTGGAAGACATCCCATTGGGGTGTTATTAAATGCTATCACAGAGCTCCAGAAGAATGGAATGAATATGagcttttcctttttgaattATGCCCAGTCAAGCCAGTGTAGAAACTGGCAAGACAGCTCAGTGAGTTATGCAGCGGGAGCACTCATGGTCCACTGA